One Nostoc punctiforme PCC 73102 DNA window includes the following coding sequences:
- the dnaJ gene encoding molecular chaperone DnaJ, translating to MARDYYEILGVSRDTDKEELKQAYRRLARKYHPDVNKEPGAEDRFKEINRAYEVLSEPETRARYDRFGPEGVSGAGAGFQDVGDMGGFADIFESIFSGFAGGMGSPTQQRRRSGPARGDDLRLDLKLDFREAVFGGEKEIRISHLENCEVCSGSGAKPGTRPRTCSTCSGSGQVRRVTRTPFGSFTQVSTCPTCNGTGMVIEDKCDACDGKGANQVTKKLKITIPAGVDNGTRLRISSEGDAGQRGGPSGDLYVYLFVNEDEEFQRDGINILSEIKISYLQAILGCRLEVDTVDGPVELIIPAGTQPNTVMKLENRGVPRLGNPVSRGDHMLNVLIDIPNKVTPEERELLEKLAKIKGDRTGKGGLEGFLGNLFK from the coding sequence ATGGCCCGCGACTATTATGAAATCCTGGGTGTCTCTCGTGACACCGACAAAGAAGAACTCAAGCAAGCTTATCGCCGTTTAGCCCGGAAGTATCACCCAGATGTGAACAAAGAGCCGGGGGCGGAGGATCGCTTTAAAGAAATTAACCGCGCTTATGAGGTACTCTCGGAACCAGAAACCCGCGCTCGTTACGATCGCTTTGGGCCAGAGGGTGTGTCAGGTGCTGGCGCTGGCTTCCAAGATGTCGGCGATATGGGTGGTTTTGCCGATATTTTTGAAAGCATTTTTAGTGGCTTTGCTGGCGGTATGGGTAGTCCCACGCAACAAAGACGGCGCAGTGGGCCTGCGAGGGGCGATGATCTGCGACTAGACTTGAAGTTAGACTTTCGAGAAGCGGTATTTGGTGGCGAAAAAGAAATTCGTATTTCACATTTAGAAAATTGTGAAGTCTGTAGCGGTTCTGGTGCTAAACCTGGAACCCGCCCCCGGACTTGTTCGACTTGTAGCGGATCGGGTCAAGTCCGTCGTGTCACTAGAACACCCTTTGGCAGTTTCACTCAAGTCTCGACTTGTCCCACCTGTAATGGAACAGGGATGGTAATTGAAGACAAGTGTGATGCCTGTGATGGGAAGGGCGCAAATCAAGTTACCAAGAAACTCAAAATTACCATTCCAGCTGGGGTGGATAATGGCACTCGCTTGCGGATTTCTAGTGAAGGAGATGCTGGTCAACGTGGTGGTCCTTCTGGGGATTTGTACGTTTACTTGTTCGTAAATGAGGACGAAGAATTCCAACGAGATGGCATTAATATTCTCTCGGAAATCAAAATTAGCTACCTGCAAGCGATTTTAGGTTGTCGGTTAGAGGTAGATACGGTAGATGGCCCTGTAGAACTAATTATTCCAGCCGGAACTCAGCCAAATACCGTGATGAAGCTGGAAAATCGCGGCGTACCCCGTTTGGGTAATCCCGTCAGTCGTGGGGATCACATGCTGAACGTATTAATTGATATTCCCAACAAAGTCACCCCAGAGGAGAGGGAACTGTTGGAGAAGCTGGCTAAAATTAAGGGAGATCGGACTGGAAAAGGCGGTCTAGAAGGATTTTTGGGAAATTTATTTAAGTAA
- the dnaK gene encoding molecular chaperone DnaK yields the protein MGKVIGIDLGTTNSCVAVLEGGQPLVISNSEGGRTTPSIVGFGKSGDRLVGQLAKRQAVTNAENTIYSIKRFIGRRWEDTDTERERVPYNCVKGRDDTVDVQIRSKNYTPQELSAMILQKLKQDAENFLGEEVTQAVITVPAYFTDAQRQATKDAGTIAGLEVLRIINEPTAAALAFGLEKQDQEQLILVFDLGGGTFDVSILQLGDGVFEVKATCGNNHLGGDDFDNAIVRWLMERFQQQEKIDLSQDKMALQRLREAAEKAKIELSSMVNTSVNLPFITSDETGPKHLEMEFSRSKFEELAGKLIEGTIEPMIQALKDADLKPSAIDRIILVGGSTRIPAVQNALIKFFNGKAPDRSINPDEAVALGAAIQAGVLGGEVDNLLLLDVTPLSLGIETLGEVFTKIIERNTTIPTSKSQIFSTAVDGQTSVEIHILQGERAMSRDNKSLGKFLLAGIPPSPRGVPQIEVSFEIDVNGILKVSAQDKGTGREQSIRITNTGGLSTNEVERMRQEAELFSEEDRRRKELVELKNQADNLLFSYESTIKDNSNFIGEQMKTLASEKVSQLQAAMIDSSISTVEFKQRLDEFQQTLFAIGADVYNRANSQTDEIEEASASLFTPEVDSPMNGTLIPQFNFDFDEESTAQVDYEAID from the coding sequence ATGGGAAAAGTTATTGGAATCGACTTAGGCACTACTAACAGTTGCGTCGCAGTTTTGGAGGGCGGTCAACCACTGGTGATCTCCAATTCTGAAGGTGGACGAACTACTCCAAGTATTGTGGGATTTGGCAAGAGTGGCGATCGCTTGGTTGGTCAATTGGCAAAGCGCCAAGCCGTAACCAATGCCGAAAACACAATTTACAGTATTAAACGATTTATCGGGCGGCGTTGGGAAGACACTGACACAGAACGCGAACGTGTACCCTACAACTGTGTCAAAGGTCGAGACGATACCGTTGATGTCCAAATTCGCTCAAAAAACTACACACCACAAGAACTATCCGCCATGATCCTGCAAAAGCTGAAGCAGGATGCGGAAAACTTTTTGGGTGAAGAAGTCACTCAGGCAGTGATCACCGTACCTGCATATTTTACAGATGCTCAAAGACAAGCTACTAAAGATGCTGGCACAATTGCCGGATTAGAAGTTCTGCGAATCATCAATGAACCAACAGCTGCGGCTTTAGCTTTTGGATTGGAAAAGCAAGACCAAGAGCAACTAATTTTAGTATTTGACTTAGGAGGCGGTACTTTTGACGTATCGATCCTGCAACTTGGGGATGGCGTTTTTGAAGTTAAGGCTACTTGTGGTAATAACCACTTAGGTGGAGACGACTTTGATAATGCGATCGTGCGTTGGCTGATGGAACGCTTCCAGCAACAAGAGAAAATCGACCTTTCCCAAGATAAGATGGCACTGCAACGCCTACGGGAAGCAGCAGAAAAGGCCAAAATTGAACTCTCCAGCATGGTGAATACTTCCGTCAATCTGCCGTTCATCACATCTGATGAGACCGGCCCAAAGCATCTAGAAATGGAGTTCAGCCGCTCTAAATTTGAGGAACTGGCAGGGAAATTAATTGAAGGTACTATCGAACCAATGATCCAAGCACTCAAAGATGCGGATCTGAAACCATCAGCCATAGATCGGATTATTTTAGTAGGTGGTTCTACCCGAATTCCCGCAGTCCAAAACGCGCTGATTAAGTTTTTCAATGGCAAAGCTCCCGATCGCTCTATCAACCCTGACGAAGCGGTAGCATTGGGAGCAGCTATCCAAGCAGGGGTCTTGGGTGGGGAAGTCGATAATCTTTTATTGTTGGATGTCACCCCCCTGTCTCTGGGAATTGAAACCTTGGGTGAAGTATTCACCAAGATTATTGAACGCAACACCACAATTCCTACTAGTAAGTCACAAATTTTTTCCACAGCAGTTGATGGACAAACCTCGGTAGAAATTCACATTCTCCAAGGTGAACGGGCAATGTCACGGGATAACAAGAGTCTTGGCAAGTTTCTTCTAGCAGGCATTCCCCCATCGCCCCGTGGTGTGCCGCAAATTGAAGTATCTTTTGAAATTGATGTCAACGGTATCTTGAAGGTTTCTGCCCAAGACAAAGGCACAGGTAGAGAACAGAGTATCAGGATTACCAATACAGGTGGCTTGAGTACTAACGAAGTCGAACGGATGCGCCAAGAGGCCGAACTGTTTTCTGAAGAAGATAGAAGACGTAAAGAACTGGTTGAACTCAAAAACCAAGCAGATAATCTGTTGTTCAGTTACGAATCTACCATCAAGGATAATAGCAACTTTATCGGCGAGCAGATGAAGACTTTGGCTAGTGAAAAAGTTTCACAACTCCAAGCTGCAATGATTGACTCCAGCATCTCGACTGTGGAATTTAAGCAGCGCTTAGACGAGTTCCAACAAACACTGTTTGCAATTGGTGCTGATGTCTATAACCGAGCTAACAGCCAAACAGATGAGATTGAGGAGGCTTCAGCTAGTCTTTTTACCCCAGAAGTAGACTCACCAATGAACGGTACACTAATACCACAATTCAACTTTGATTTTGACGAAGAAAGTACCGCACAGGTTGATTATGAGGCGATAGATTAG
- the grpE gene encoding nucleotide exchange factor GrpE, protein MMDENKQINNTSQQLGEPTEVKQAMKSDSPAQINFNESGSEVTEQVSAQTNVSGDAATFNPETGVAATENTGVETAALAELTQQIESLKTQLEERSTQYMRIAADFENYRKRTSKEKEELETLMKRNTILELLPVVDNFERARSHLKPQSDGEMTMHKSYQGVYKQLVDSLKRLGVSPMRPEGQEFDPNLHEAVMREPTDEHPEGTVLEELVRGYYLGERVLRHAMVKVAAPKEDTPSTEEDQSSPANS, encoded by the coding sequence ATGATGGATGAAAATAAACAGATAAACAATACTAGCCAGCAATTGGGTGAACCAACAGAGGTAAAGCAAGCAATGAAGAGTGACTCTCCAGCCCAAATTAATTTCAATGAATCTGGTAGCGAGGTGACAGAGCAAGTGTCAGCCCAAACTAATGTATCGGGAGATGCAGCTACTTTCAATCCAGAAACTGGTGTTGCTGCAACCGAGAACACTGGAGTGGAAACGGCAGCTTTGGCAGAACTGACTCAACAAATTGAGTCTCTCAAAACGCAACTAGAAGAACGTAGTACTCAATATATGCGGATTGCTGCTGATTTTGAGAATTACCGGAAACGTACTAGCAAAGAAAAAGAAGAGCTAGAGACGCTGATGAAGCGGAACACGATTCTAGAATTGCTGCCAGTGGTCGATAATTTTGAGCGGGCGCGATCGCACCTCAAACCTCAATCTGATGGCGAAATGACCATGCACAAAAGTTACCAAGGCGTTTACAAACAATTAGTAGATAGCCTGAAGCGGTTGGGTGTGTCACCAATGCGTCCTGAAGGCCAAGAATTTGATCCTAACCTGCACGAAGCAGTAATGCGGGAACCTACGGATGAACATCCTGAAGGAACAGTGTTAGAAGAGTTAGTGCGCGGATATTACTTGGGCGAACGTGTGCTACGCCATGCAATGGTCAAAGTAGCTGCTCCAAAGGAAGATACACCTTCTACGGAGGAAGATCAGTCGAGTCCAGCCAACAGTTAA
- a CDS encoding sulfurtransferase TusA family protein, producing the protein MMPSSLLTPDAQLDLRGTPCPINFVRTKLRLEKMPLGGLLEVWLDPGEPIEQVPDSLTMAGYVVEQITDCSNYFSLLVRRPVAVQ; encoded by the coding sequence ATGATGCCCTCTTCTCTTTTAACTCCCGATGCTCAACTTGATTTACGCGGCACCCCTTGCCCAATTAATTTTGTACGGACAAAACTGCGTCTGGAAAAAATGCCATTGGGAGGTTTGCTAGAAGTCTGGCTAGACCCAGGTGAGCCGATTGAGCAGGTTCCCGATAGCCTGACTATGGCAGGTTATGTGGTGGAACAAATTACAGACTGTAGTAATTATTTTTCCCTGTTAGTGCGTCGTCCAGTTGCTGTCCAATGA
- the rsgA gene encoding small ribosomal subunit biogenesis GTPase RsgA translates to MTGENFAETGQLLGTVLAVQANFYRVQLDQEQGEMREMGDQDSHLPYPPLLLCTRRTRLKKIGQQVMVGDRVVVEEPDWAGGRGAIADVLPRHSELDRPAIANVNQILLVFAVADPPLEPYQLSRFLIKAESTGLDVLLCLNKSDLISESEQQKVSDRLLGWGYQPIFISVKDGINTDQSGRYLSNKITVIAGPSGVGKSSLINTLIDSAKLRVGEVSGKLARGRHTTRHIELFELPSGGMLADTPGFNQPDMDCIPEELIHYFPEARKRLAVASCRFSDCLHRDEPECVVRGDWERYEHYLEFLDAAIAHQTQLHQQADPESTMKLKSKGKGQSQYEPKLESKKYRRISRKTQLQDLQELYRDEE, encoded by the coding sequence ATGACAGGGGAAAATTTTGCTGAAACTGGACAGTTATTGGGTACGGTGCTTGCTGTACAGGCTAATTTTTACCGAGTACAGCTGGATCAAGAGCAGGGGGAGATGAGGGAGATGGGGGATCAAGATTCTCATCTTCCTTATCCCCCTCTCCTCCTCTGTACTCGCCGAACACGGCTGAAAAAAATCGGACAACAGGTGATGGTAGGCGATCGCGTTGTGGTTGAAGAACCAGATTGGGCTGGAGGACGGGGAGCGATCGCTGATGTCCTACCCCGTCACAGCGAATTAGATCGTCCAGCGATCGCCAATGTCAACCAAATTTTATTGGTATTTGCCGTTGCCGATCCACCTTTGGAACCTTATCAACTGAGTCGGTTTCTAATTAAGGCTGAGTCTACTGGCTTGGATGTGCTTTTATGTTTGAATAAAAGTGATTTAATTTCAGAGTCAGAACAGCAAAAAGTTAGCGATCGCCTCCTTGGTTGGGGCTATCAACCAATATTTATCAGCGTCAAGGATGGTATAAATACTGACCAATCAGGCAGATATTTAAGCAATAAAATTACGGTAATTGCTGGGCCTTCTGGGGTGGGTAAATCCAGCCTGATTAATACACTAATTGACTCTGCGAAGCTGCGAGTAGGAGAAGTTTCTGGCAAACTAGCTCGTGGTCGTCATACTACTCGCCATATAGAATTATTTGAGTTGCCTAGCGGTGGAATGCTTGCAGACACTCCCGGCTTTAATCAGCCGGACATGGATTGCATCCCAGAAGAATTAATCCATTATTTCCCAGAAGCAAGAAAACGGTTAGCAGTTGCTAGCTGTCGGTTTAGTGATTGTCTGCACCGAGACGAACCTGAGTGTGTGGTGCGGGGAGACTGGGAGCGATATGAACATTATTTAGAATTTTTGGATGCTGCGATCGCTCATCAAACTCAGCTGCACCAACAAGCCGATCCTGAATCCACCATGAAGTTAAAAAGCAAAGGCAAAGGGCAGAGTCAATACGAACCCAAGCTAGAAAGTAAAAAATATCGCCGAATTTCCCGCAAGACTCAGTTACAGGACTTACAGGAATTATATCGGGATGAAGAATAA